A part of Aspergillus flavus chromosome 1, complete sequence genomic DNA contains:
- a CDS encoding putative dimethylallyl tryptophan synthase yields MPHETPNITALEPFQVLSKILDFANEDQRDWWHSTGPMYAKILKDAGYGIHAQYSYLCLHHKCVVPYLGPYPGNGRDRWMSILSRFGLPYELSLNCSNSVVRFAFEPIGPLSGTEQDPFNAHVIWECLGKLAKLGSDVDLQWFAQFKKDLVLDAEETKFVRDNGLDKGQVKTQNKLGVDLKGGKFEVKMYMYPYLKSVATGIPIERLMFDSIRRVDWDRKLVVPLSILEDYITSHKDKTLSARLISCDLIDPSRSRIKIYVAEQTVDWPHLEGLWTLGYRRQDPITISGLQLLRELWELLDIPEGPCHFPDGGYLELNSKVNERLPLLVNYTLHPNDPYPAPQVYFHTFGVGDAAVADAVATFCARRGWTEMAQSYKDNLFSYYPDGDINEMNHLQSLVSFSYRDQKAYLSVYLHSFETGGWSKSYSSDAIQGHL; encoded by the exons ATGCCGCACGAAACGCCCAATATCACGGCACTCGAACCATTCCAGGTTCTCAGCAAGATCTTAGATTTTGCAAACGAGGACCAGCGAGACTGGTGGCACAGTACCGGGCCAATGTATGCCAAAATCCTAAAGGATGCAGGCTACGGCATTCATGCCCAATACTCATATCTCTGTCTCCACCACAAATGTGTGGTTCCGTATCTGGGCCCCTATCCGGGAAACGGCAGAGACCGATGGATGAGCATCCTCAGCCGATTCGGTCTACCTTATGAATTGAGCCTGAATTGCTCTAATTCGGTCGTGCGGTTTGCATTCGAGCCCATCGGACCTTTATCAGGGACTGAGCAAGACCCCTTCAATGCACATGTCATCTGGGAATGTCTTGGAAAACTCGCGAAGCTGGGTTCTGATGTTGACCTCCAGTGGTTTGCCCAGTTCAAGAAGGATCTGGTTTTAGATGCAGAGGAAACGAAGTTCGTTAGAGACAACGGTCTGGACAAGGGACAAGTTAAGACTCAGAACAAACTAGGCGTGGACTTGAAAGGTGGAAAATTCGAGGTCAAGATGTACATGTATCCTTATCTGAAATCGGTTGCTACCGGCATTCCAATTGAGCGACTCATGTTTGATTCGATTCGGAGAGTGGACTGGGACCGAAAGCTCGTTGTTCCGTTATCCATTCTGGAAGATTATATCACCTCCCACAAGGATAAGACTCTTTCGGCCCGTCTCATATCCTGTGACTTGATTGACCCGAGTCGCTCACGGATCAAAATCTATGTGGCTGAGCAGACAGTGGACTGGCCGCACCTGGAGGGTCTGTGGACACTGGGATATCGACGTCAAGATCCCATTACTATCAGTGGTTTGCAACTACTCCGAGAACTATGGGAGTTACTCGACATCCCTGAAGGGCCTTGTCACTTCCCGGATGGCGGTTACTTGGAACTTAACTCCAAAGTCAACGAACGGCTTCCTTTACTGGTCAATTATACTCTCCATCCAAACGATCCGTACCCAGCACCCCAGGTCTACTTCCATACATTTGGCGTAGGCGACGCGGCAGTCGCAGACGCCGTCGCTACATTCTGTGCCCGAAGAGGGTGGACGGAGATGGCACAATCCTACAAAGACAATCTCTTCTCTTATTA CCCTGACGGAGACATCAACGAGATGAACCATCTTCAATCATTGGTATCATTCTCCTACCGAGATCAAAAGGCGTATCTAAGCGTGTACTTACACAGCTTCGAAACTGGTGGCTGGAGTAAGTCATATTCCAGCGACGCAATACAGGGACACCTTTAA